In the Acomys russatus chromosome 11, mAcoRus1.1, whole genome shotgun sequence genome, one interval contains:
- the Tulp1 gene encoding tubby-related protein 1 isoform X1, translating to MPLQEETLREVWASDSGQEEDWLSPEPPLRPKQRPTQGQKLRKKKSETPESPGSKPRKAGGGRRKHKEPPADPAEPPPRAAQTVYAKFLRDPEAKKPDPTQTFLVARAPDGGGGDILSTEEEEDSEDLDDDEEEEEERGGKEKCSLPPKKPSKERERKGESLGARGDPGSPDAPPKPLRTKKKEAGEGSKLRKAKKKGAGETDKDASGTPGAVRKKVPAAMFLVGEGGSSEKGVKKKGPPKGSEEQEKEEEEEEEASAVMKNSNQKGRAKGRGKKVKEEERAPSPPVEVGDPREFVLKPAPQGRAVRCRLTRDKKGMDRGMYPSYFLHLDTEKKVFLLAGRKRKRSKTANYLISSDPTNLSRGGENFIGKLRSNLLGNRFTVFDNGQNPQRGGGRDVESLRQELAAVVYETNVLGFRGPRRMTVIIPGMNSDNERVPIRPRNSSDGLLVRWQNRALESLIELHNKPPIWNDGSGSYTLNFQGRVTQASVKNFQIVHTEDPDYIVLQFGRVAEDAFTLDYRYPLCALQAFAIALSSFDGKLACE from the exons ATGCCGCTGCAGGAGGAGACCCTGAGGGAAGTATGGGCTTCAGACAG TGGCCAGGAAGAGGACTGGCTGAGCCCAGAGCCCCCGCTGCGCCCCAAACAG CGACCCACCCAAGGACAGAAgttgaggaaaaagaaatccGAGACTCCCGAGTCCCCAGGATCCAAACCCCGCAAAGCTGGGG GTGGGCGCAGGAAGCACAAGGAGCCGCCTGCAGACCCAGCGGAGCCGCCGCCGCGCGCTGCTCAGACGGTCTACGCCAAGTTCCTGCGGGACCCAGAGGCCAAGAAGCCAGACCCCACGCAAACCTTCCTGGTTGCGCGTGCACCAGACGGAGGAGGCGGTga TATTCtatccacagaggaagaagaggattcGGAGGATTTGGATGacgatgaagaggaagaggaggaaagggggggaaaggagaaatgctCTCTGCCCCCCAAGAAACCAtccaaggaaagagagaggaaaggcgAGAGCCTGGGCGCAAGGG GGGACCCAGGAAGCCCCGATGCCCCTCCGAAACCACTCCGAACCAAGAAGAAGGAGGCGGGGGAGGGAAGCAAGCTGAGAAAGGCCAAGAAGAAAG gggctggggagactgaCAAGGACGCCTCGGGGACCCCAGGCGCCGTGAGGAAAAAGGTTCCAGCAGCCATGTTCCTGGTCGGCGAAGGGGGCTCCTCTGAGAAGGGCGTGAAGAAGAAAG GGCCCCCCAAAGGATCAgaagagcaggagaaggaggaggaggaggaagaagaggcatcTGCAGTGATGAAGAACAGCAATCAGAAGGGCAGAGCGAAAGGGAGAGGCAAAAAGGTT aaggaggaggagagggcccCATCTCCCCCTGTGGAAGTAGGTGACCCCCGAGAGTTTGTGCTGAAGCCAGCGCCCCAGGGCCGGGCAGTACGCTGCCGGCTGACACGTGACAAGAAGGGCATGGACCGCGGCATGTACCCGTCCTACTTCCTGCACCTGGACACGGAGAAGAAG GTGTTCCTTTTGGCGGGCAGAAAGCGCAAGCGGAGTAAGACAGCCAACTACCTCATCTCCAGTGACCCCACCAACCTgtccaggggaggggagaatttCATCGGAAAGCTGAG GTCTAACCTCCTGGGCAACCGTTTCACCGTCTTTGACAACGGGCAGAACCCACAGCGAGGTGGAGGTAGGGACGTGGAGAGCCTGCGCCAGGAGCTGGCAGCTGTGGTCTAT GAAACCAATGTGTTAGGCTTCCGGGGACCACGTCGCATGACGGTCATCATCCCCGGGATGAACTCCGACAACGAGAGGGTCCCTATCCGTCCTCGAAAC TCCAGCGATGGGCTGCTGGTTCGCTGGCAGAACAGGGCGCTGGAGAGCCTCATCGAACTGCATAACAAGCCTCCCATCTGGAATGACGGCAGTGGCTCCTACACCCTCAACTTCCAGGGCCGCGTCACCCAGGCCTCAGTCAAGAACTTTCAGATTGTGCACACTGAAGACC CCGACTATATAGTGCTACAGTTCGGCCGCGTGGCTGAGGACGCCTTCACCCTGGACTACCGGTACCCGCTGTGCGCCCTGCAAGCCTTCGCCATCGCCCTCTCCAGCTTCGACGGGAAGCTGGCCTGCGAGTGA
- the Tulp1 gene encoding tubby-related protein 1 isoform X2, with protein sequence MPLQEETLREVWASDSGQEEDWLSPEPPLRPKQRPTQGQKLRKKKSETPESPGSKPRKAGGGRRKHKEPPADPAEPPPRAAQTVYAKFLRDPEAKKPDPTQTFLVARAPDGGGEEEEDSEDLDDDEEEEEERGGKEKCSLPPKKPSKERERKGESLGARGDPGSPDAPPKPLRTKKKEAGEGSKLRKAKKKGAGETDKDASGTPGAVRKKVPAAMFLVGEGGSSEKGVKKKGPPKGSEEQEKEEEEEEEASAVMKNSNQKGRAKGRGKKVKEEERAPSPPVEVGDPREFVLKPAPQGRAVRCRLTRDKKGMDRGMYPSYFLHLDTEKKVFLLAGRKRKRSKTANYLISSDPTNLSRGGENFIGKLRSNLLGNRFTVFDNGQNPQRGGGRDVESLRQELAAVVYETNVLGFRGPRRMTVIIPGMNSDNERVPIRPRNSSDGLLVRWQNRALESLIELHNKPPIWNDGSGSYTLNFQGRVTQASVKNFQIVHTEDPDYIVLQFGRVAEDAFTLDYRYPLCALQAFAIALSSFDGKLACE encoded by the exons ATGCCGCTGCAGGAGGAGACCCTGAGGGAAGTATGGGCTTCAGACAG TGGCCAGGAAGAGGACTGGCTGAGCCCAGAGCCCCCGCTGCGCCCCAAACAG CGACCCACCCAAGGACAGAAgttgaggaaaaagaaatccGAGACTCCCGAGTCCCCAGGATCCAAACCCCGCAAAGCTGGGG GTGGGCGCAGGAAGCACAAGGAGCCGCCTGCAGACCCAGCGGAGCCGCCGCCGCGCGCTGCTCAGACGGTCTACGCCAAGTTCCTGCGGGACCCAGAGGCCAAGAAGCCAGACCCCACGCAAACCTTCCTGGTTGCGCGTGCACCAGACGGAGGAGGCG aggaagaagaggattcGGAGGATTTGGATGacgatgaagaggaagaggaggaaagggggggaaaggagaaatgctCTCTGCCCCCCAAGAAACCAtccaaggaaagagagaggaaaggcgAGAGCCTGGGCGCAAGGG GGGACCCAGGAAGCCCCGATGCCCCTCCGAAACCACTCCGAACCAAGAAGAAGGAGGCGGGGGAGGGAAGCAAGCTGAGAAAGGCCAAGAAGAAAG gggctggggagactgaCAAGGACGCCTCGGGGACCCCAGGCGCCGTGAGGAAAAAGGTTCCAGCAGCCATGTTCCTGGTCGGCGAAGGGGGCTCCTCTGAGAAGGGCGTGAAGAAGAAAG GGCCCCCCAAAGGATCAgaagagcaggagaaggaggaggaggaggaagaagaggcatcTGCAGTGATGAAGAACAGCAATCAGAAGGGCAGAGCGAAAGGGAGAGGCAAAAAGGTT aaggaggaggagagggcccCATCTCCCCCTGTGGAAGTAGGTGACCCCCGAGAGTTTGTGCTGAAGCCAGCGCCCCAGGGCCGGGCAGTACGCTGCCGGCTGACACGTGACAAGAAGGGCATGGACCGCGGCATGTACCCGTCCTACTTCCTGCACCTGGACACGGAGAAGAAG GTGTTCCTTTTGGCGGGCAGAAAGCGCAAGCGGAGTAAGACAGCCAACTACCTCATCTCCAGTGACCCCACCAACCTgtccaggggaggggagaatttCATCGGAAAGCTGAG GTCTAACCTCCTGGGCAACCGTTTCACCGTCTTTGACAACGGGCAGAACCCACAGCGAGGTGGAGGTAGGGACGTGGAGAGCCTGCGCCAGGAGCTGGCAGCTGTGGTCTAT GAAACCAATGTGTTAGGCTTCCGGGGACCACGTCGCATGACGGTCATCATCCCCGGGATGAACTCCGACAACGAGAGGGTCCCTATCCGTCCTCGAAAC TCCAGCGATGGGCTGCTGGTTCGCTGGCAGAACAGGGCGCTGGAGAGCCTCATCGAACTGCATAACAAGCCTCCCATCTGGAATGACGGCAGTGGCTCCTACACCCTCAACTTCCAGGGCCGCGTCACCCAGGCCTCAGTCAAGAACTTTCAGATTGTGCACACTGAAGACC CCGACTATATAGTGCTACAGTTCGGCCGCGTGGCTGAGGACGCCTTCACCCTGGACTACCGGTACCCGCTGTGCGCCCTGCAAGCCTTCGCCATCGCCCTCTCCAGCTTCGACGGGAAGCTGGCCTGCGAGTGA
- the Tulp1 gene encoding tubby-related protein 1 isoform X3: MPLQEETLREVWASDSGQEEDWLSPEPPLRPKQRPTQGQKLRKKKSETPESPGSKPRKAGEEEEDSEDLDDDEEEEEERGGKEKCSLPPKKPSKERERKGESLGARGDPGSPDAPPKPLRTKKKEAGEGSKLRKAKKKGAGETDKDASGTPGAVRKKVPAAMFLVGEGGSSEKGVKKKGPPKGSEEQEKEEEEEEEASAVMKNSNQKGRAKGRGKKVKEEERAPSPPVEVGDPREFVLKPAPQGRAVRCRLTRDKKGMDRGMYPSYFLHLDTEKKVFLLAGRKRKRSKTANYLISSDPTNLSRGGENFIGKLRSNLLGNRFTVFDNGQNPQRGGGRDVESLRQELAAVVYETNVLGFRGPRRMTVIIPGMNSDNERVPIRPRNSSDGLLVRWQNRALESLIELHNKPPIWNDGSGSYTLNFQGRVTQASVKNFQIVHTEDPDYIVLQFGRVAEDAFTLDYRYPLCALQAFAIALSSFDGKLACE; encoded by the exons ATGCCGCTGCAGGAGGAGACCCTGAGGGAAGTATGGGCTTCAGACAG TGGCCAGGAAGAGGACTGGCTGAGCCCAGAGCCCCCGCTGCGCCCCAAACAG CGACCCACCCAAGGACAGAAgttgaggaaaaagaaatccGAGACTCCCGAGTCCCCAGGATCCAAACCCCGCAAAGCTGGGG aggaagaagaggattcGGAGGATTTGGATGacgatgaagaggaagaggaggaaagggggggaaaggagaaatgctCTCTGCCCCCCAAGAAACCAtccaaggaaagagagaggaaaggcgAGAGCCTGGGCGCAAGGG GGGACCCAGGAAGCCCCGATGCCCCTCCGAAACCACTCCGAACCAAGAAGAAGGAGGCGGGGGAGGGAAGCAAGCTGAGAAAGGCCAAGAAGAAAG gggctggggagactgaCAAGGACGCCTCGGGGACCCCAGGCGCCGTGAGGAAAAAGGTTCCAGCAGCCATGTTCCTGGTCGGCGAAGGGGGCTCCTCTGAGAAGGGCGTGAAGAAGAAAG GGCCCCCCAAAGGATCAgaagagcaggagaaggaggaggaggaggaagaagaggcatcTGCAGTGATGAAGAACAGCAATCAGAAGGGCAGAGCGAAAGGGAGAGGCAAAAAGGTT aaggaggaggagagggcccCATCTCCCCCTGTGGAAGTAGGTGACCCCCGAGAGTTTGTGCTGAAGCCAGCGCCCCAGGGCCGGGCAGTACGCTGCCGGCTGACACGTGACAAGAAGGGCATGGACCGCGGCATGTACCCGTCCTACTTCCTGCACCTGGACACGGAGAAGAAG GTGTTCCTTTTGGCGGGCAGAAAGCGCAAGCGGAGTAAGACAGCCAACTACCTCATCTCCAGTGACCCCACCAACCTgtccaggggaggggagaatttCATCGGAAAGCTGAG GTCTAACCTCCTGGGCAACCGTTTCACCGTCTTTGACAACGGGCAGAACCCACAGCGAGGTGGAGGTAGGGACGTGGAGAGCCTGCGCCAGGAGCTGGCAGCTGTGGTCTAT GAAACCAATGTGTTAGGCTTCCGGGGACCACGTCGCATGACGGTCATCATCCCCGGGATGAACTCCGACAACGAGAGGGTCCCTATCCGTCCTCGAAAC TCCAGCGATGGGCTGCTGGTTCGCTGGCAGAACAGGGCGCTGGAGAGCCTCATCGAACTGCATAACAAGCCTCCCATCTGGAATGACGGCAGTGGCTCCTACACCCTCAACTTCCAGGGCCGCGTCACCCAGGCCTCAGTCAAGAACTTTCAGATTGTGCACACTGAAGACC CCGACTATATAGTGCTACAGTTCGGCCGCGTGGCTGAGGACGCCTTCACCCTGGACTACCGGTACCCGCTGTGCGCCCTGCAAGCCTTCGCCATCGCCCTCTCCAGCTTCGACGGGAAGCTGGCCTGCGAGTGA